CCCGCGCCAGCGCGAGGCCGTCTTCAGCGCCGCGCCGCACTGCCTCGTGCTCGCCGGGCCCGGCACGGGCAAGACGCGCACCCTCGTCAACCGCGCCGTCTACCTGGTCAGCGTGGCGGGGGAGGATCCGGGCGCCATTCTGACGCTCACCTTCACGCGCAAGGCGGCCCGCGTGATGCTCGAGCGCCTCGCGCGCTACCTGGGCGAGGAGGCGGCGCGCCTGCGCACGGGCACCTTCCATCACTTCTGCCTCGAGCTGCTGCGCGGGTGCGCCGGACGGGGGCCGGTGCCGCGCGATTTCAGCGTCGCCGACGAGCCGCGCCAGCTGCGCGCCCTCGAGCGCGCCTGGAGCCGTCTCGGTCTCGCGGGGCGCGAACCCGACGAGCGCGAGCTGCGCGGCCTGCTCGGCCGCTTCGGCGCCCAGCGCGCGGGTCGCAGCGGCGAGGCGCTCAGCCCGCTCCAGCAGGAGCTCTTCAGCGAGTACCAGCGCCTGCTGCGGGACGAGCGCGCGCTGGACTTCGACGACCTGCTCGACCTGAGCCGCCAGCTGCTCGAGACCGATGCGGCGCTGCTCGCCGCGACCCGCGCGCGCTGGCGGCGCGTGCTCGTCGACGAGTTCCAGGACACGGACGCCCTCCAGTACCGGCTCCTGCGCCTGCTCGTGCCCGAGGCGGGGAGCAGCTTCGTCGTCGCGGACGACCAGCAGTCGATCTACGCCTGGCGCGGCGCCGACCGGCACAACCCCGAGCGCTACCGGGTCGACTACGCGCCGCTCGTGCTGCGTCTGGAGGAGAACTACCGCAACCGGGAGACCATCCTGAGCGGCGCGCTCGCCGTGCTGCGCGCGGGCGGCGAGGCCGTGCCGCCTCTCGTCAGCCGCACGGGCGGCGCCGGCAGCCTCCGCCTGGAGGCCTTCGCCAGCGAGCGCGAAGAGGCGGACTTCCTCGCCGCCGACATCCGCCGCGCGCGCGCCCGCGACCGCCGCCTGCGCTGGGGCGACATCGCGATCCTCTATCCCAAGCACGCGATCGGCGAGTACCTGGAGACGCGCCTGATGGCCGAGCGCTTGCCGGTCGAGCTCGTCTCGGGTCGCGCGCTGCTCGCGCAGGAGCGCATCCGGCGCGTCGTCGCCACGCTGCGCCTGCTGCGCCATGGCGGCGACGACGAGGCCCTCGCCACCCTGCTCGCCGCCCGGCTCGACGAGAGCGCCTACGCGCTCCTGCGCCGCGTCGCCCGCCAGGCGGGCGACTCCCTGCGCGCCGGGCTCGAGCGCATCCTGCGCGGCGGCGGCCGTCTGCGCGCGGCGCGCGAGCGCTGGCAGGCCTTCCAGAGCGGCGCCGGGGCCGCGGCCGCGGACGACGCCGCCTGGCTCCAGGCCTGGCGGACGGCCTTCCCCGAGGGCTTCGGGCTCACGGCCTTCCTCGACGCCGAGGCGGTCGGCGAGCTGCCCGCAACGGCCGCGGCGGGGGACGCGGGGGCCCGGCGCCGCGCCGCGGAGGCCGCCGGTGAGCGGCTCGTCCAGCTCTCGCGCCTGCCCTGGCTGCTCGAGGGCATCGTCGCCCAACTGGGCAACCTGCGCGCCGGGCAGGCCGGGCGCGGCCTGAGTCAGCTCGTGCGCGAGATCTTCCTCGAGACCGCCGACCCCGAGGAGGGCGAGCTGCCCGGCGATCCGGCGGCGCTGCCGGGACTGCCGGCTCTGCTCGCGGCCCTGCGCGAAGCGCTGCGCCGGGGGCGGCGCGTGCTCCTCGAGACGCCCGCCGCGCCAGCCGCTGCGGGCCTGCTCGTCGATCTGCTGCGCGGCGGGCTGGAGCCCTGGCATGCGCAGTGCCTGCTGCCCGCGGGCGCAGCGGCGGCGCCGGCCGACGCCCTGCGCCTCAGCGGCGATGGCCAGCGCCTCAGCCTGCAGGGAGCGGGCGTCCAGGCCGAGGCTTCGGGCGCGCCGGCCGCGCTGCTCGTCTTCAGGCTCTATCAACTCTGGCGGGGCGCCGAGCACCGGCCGCTGCGCGACTTCGTCGTCTTCGACCTGGAGACCACGGGCGTCGACCGCGAGCGCTGCGAGGTGGTGGAGGTGGCGGCCGTGCGCGTCGAGGACGGCCGCGAGGTCGCGCACTTCGCGACCCTGCTGCGCCCGCGGGGGCCGATTCCGCCCGCCGCGACGGCCGTGCACGGCATCACCGACGCCATGGTGGCCGCGGCGCCGCCGCCCGGCCCCGCGCTGCAGGGCTTCCTCGCCTTCCTCGGCGAGCGCGACCTCGTCGCGCACAACGGCGCCAACTACGACTACCCGATCCTGCGCCGGCTCGCCCGCGAGCAGGGACTGGCGCTCCCGCGCAACGCGATCTTCGACAGCCTGGCGCTGGCGCGGCAGCTCCATCCCGGCGAGGGCAACCGCCTGGAAGACCTCGTGGCCCGCTACGGCGTGCGCGCCGAGGCAAGGCACCGCGCCCTCGCCGACTGCCGCGCGCTGGCCGCGGTCTTCGCGCGCCTGCAGGCGGAGCAGCTCGCCGCGCTGCGCCGGCGCAGCGGGCGCGAGGCGCTGGCCCCCGCGGCGCTCGCGCACTTCCTTCTGAGCGGCGGCGAATCGGCGCCGGGGCCCGCGCTCGTCCGCGAGGACGCGGCGCTCTTCACGGCCGGCGTGCGGCGCCTGCTCGCCAGTGGCAGCGGCTGGCTCGATCGCCTCGCGCCGGCTGCCGAGACCGCCGACGCGGCGGCCGCCGGGGAGGCGGCGGCCGCGGCTCGCCGGCGCCTGGAAGCCGCGCTGCTGGCGGCCGCGGGCCTCACGGCCGAAGCCCCCGATCTCTTCACGGGCCTGCGCAGCGAGGAGGAGCGCTTCCTCGCCCTGGTGCCGCGCTTCGACGAGCTCTTCCTCGGCGACTCGCTGGCCGCCTTCCTCGACTTCCTCGCGCTCTACCAGGCGCCCGATCTCGCCGGGGGCGGCGACGCCGTGCAGCTGATGACCATCCACGCGGCGAAGGGACTGGAGTTCGAGCGCGTCTACCTCGTCGGGCTCGAGGAAAACGTGCTGCCCGGCTACTACGCCCTGCGCTCCAGCGACCCCGAGGAGCTCGCCGAGGAGCGCCGTTTGCTCTTCGTCGCGATGACCCGCGCGGCCAGCGCGCTGACGCTCACCCGCGTCGAGAGCCGCGGCGGCTTCCGGCAGGCGCCGAGCCGCTTCCTCGCCGGCCTGGCGCCCGCCGTCCAGGAGTCGCCGTGAGGCTGCCGCACTGGCTGCGCGCTCTCATCGCGATCGCACTCGCGCTCGCCGTGCTGCGCGCGATCGCCGTGCCGCTCGCCCGCCAGCGCGCCGAGCGGCGCTCGGAGAGCGCGACGCTCATCGCCCAGCTGCCCGCCGGGCTCGAGGCCTGGTGCTTGGAGCGCCCGGCGCTGCGCCGCGCGCCTGCCGGGCTCTGGCCGGTGGCTGGGGCCGCCTGGCGCGCGCGGGCCGCCGCCTACGGCCTGCCGCTGTCCGCCCTGGCGGCCGACTCCCTGCTCCGTCTCGAGCCGCTGCAGGGCGACTGGCTCTGCGGCCGCCGGGCCGACGGCGCCTGGCTCATCGTCGGCGCCCGCGATCGTCTGCGCCCCGCCGTTCTCCGCGCGCTGCCAGCGGGAGGAGCGATCGCCCGCCTGCCGGGCGGTCTCGCGCTCCGCGCGGCTGGCCAGCAGTTCCTGCTCGCCTCCGACTCGACCCTGCTCGGCGGTTCCGCCTGGCTGGACGCCCAGCCGCGCTGGCTCGAGCGCGACGACCTGCTCCTGGGGGCCGACTGGCTGGAGTATCGCGCGGCGGGACCGGGAGCTGGCGCGCTGCTCGGCGCCAAGTGGCTGCTCGGGCGTCTGCTCTGCGAGGGACTGGCCTGGGGCGCGCCGGACGGCGCTGCTCGGCTGGCCGCGCTCTGTCCCGGCCCGCCGCCGCCTGCGGCCGCCGACTCGGCCCTCGCCGCGCTGCCGCTTCTGCGGCGCAGCGGTCCCTTCGCGCCCGATGGTCGCTCGCTGCCGCTCGTCGCGAGCGCCTACGCGGAGAGCGAGTCGCTGGGCGTCGCCGAGCGGCGCTGGTCGGCCGGGTCCGCCGCCGCGCTCGCGCGCCTGCTCTGGTTGCCCTGAGCCGGCCGGCGCCGGGGAGTTTGGCATTGACAGTGCCCAGATGGCCGAACACTATGTCGGGGATTGTGATGAAAGGTACGAAATGAGCGTTCTCGCCGCCGCGGACCGCCTCGCCGCCGGCTCCTACGTCCCCATCGCCATCCTCCTCCTCCTCGCCCTGCTCCTCTCGGGGGCGATGGTGGCGGCGAGTCGCTACCTGGGGCGCCGCTTGAAGGCGCCGGGCAAGTTCACGCCCTACGAGTCGGGCATGGATCCGCGCGGCGATGCCCGCGACCGCTTCTCCGTCAAGTTCTACCTCGTCGCCATCCTCTTCATCATCTTCGACATCGAGGTCGTCTTCCTCTATCCCTGGGCCGTGCACTTCAAGCAACTCGGCCTCTTCGGCCTGGTCGAGATGCTGATCTTCCTGGGCATTCTCGGCGTCGGCTACCTCTACATTCTCGGCAGCGGCGCCCTGGACTGGGACCGCGGCGGGCTCTACGAGCGGCGGGCGGGCGATGGGGCTGAGTGAGCCGCTCGCGCGCGTGGCCGCCGAGGCCCGGGCCCGGTTCGGCGGCGCGCTGCTCGCCGTGGAGACGGACCGCGGGGAGCTGACCCTGCGCGTCGGCTCCCGGGACCTGCTTGCCCTGCTCGCCTGGGCCCGCGGGGCCGGATTCCCGATGCTCACGGACATCAGTGGCGTCGACGGGCTCGGTCTCGGCTGGCAGCCCCGCTTCCGCGTCAGCTACCACCTGCTGAGCCTGGAGCAGGGGCAGCGTCTGCGCGTCCAGGCCGACACCGCCGAGGACGCGGCCGGGCCCAGCCTGCCCACCGTCACCGGCCTCTGGCCGCTGGCCGACTGGAACGAGCGCGAGGTCTGGGATCTGATGGGCATCCGCTTCACGGAGCACCCGGACCTGCGGCGCATCCTGCTGCACGAGGACTACGCGCTGGGGCATCCGCTGCGCAAGGACGTGCCCACGCGCGGGATCCACGACGACAACCGCTAGCGCGCCGCGCCGACCACGGAAGGAGGGGGCATGGTCGCCGAAGCCATCCAGCGCGAGATCGACGCGATCGTCGCCCGCTATCCCGATCCGCGCTCGGCACTGCTGCCCATCCTGCACCGGCTCCAGCGCGAGGAGGGCTGGCTGAGCCCGACCGCCCAGGCCTGGGCCGCCGAGCGTCTCGGCCTCAGCCCCGCCATGGTGCAAGGGGTGGCCACCTTCTACACGATGTACAACACCCGCCCGGTCGGCCGGCACCTGATCCAACTCTGCCGGACGCTGAGCTGCGAGCTGCGCGGATCGCTCGAGATCCGCGCAGCGCTCAAGGCGCGCCTGGGCATCGGCCCCGGCGAGACGACGGCGGATGGCCGCTTCACGCTCGTGGAGGTGGAGTGCCTCGGCGCCTGCGGCACGGCGCCGGCGATGATGGTGGGAGAGGACTACTACGAGAACCTGACACCCGCCGGCCTGGACGCGATCCTGGCCGCGCTGCCCTGAGGGGCGCCCCAGGCGAGGAGACGATGGCCGCCTTCGCACCGGTACTCACGCGCATCGTCGGACTGGCCGACGCGCACACGCTCCGCGTCTACACGCGCGAGGGCGGCTACCGCGCGCTGCCGATGGCGCTCCGGCAGGCGCCGGCCGCCATCGTCGAGGCGGTCAAGGCCTCGGGTCTGCGCGGCCGCGGCGGCGCCGGCTTCCCCTGCGGCATGAAGTGGGGCTTCCTGTCCGACCCCGCCCGGAACCCGAAGCCGCGCTATCTCGTCTGCAACGCGGACGAGAGCGAACCGGGCACTTTCAAGGACCGCGTCCTGCTGCGCGACAATCCGCACCTCTTGATCGAGGGCTGCGCGATCGCCAGCTACGCGCTCGGGGTGCACGACTGCTTCATCTACATCCGCGGCGAGTACGCCGCCGAGGCGCGCATCCTCGAGGCGGCGATCGCCGAGGCGAAGGCCGCCGGGCACCTGGGGCGGGACATCCACGGCAGCGGCTTCGACTTGGAGATCGTCGTCCACCGCGGCGCCGGCGCCTACATCTGCGGCGAGGAGACGGCCCTGCTCGAGAGCCTCGAGGGCAAGCGCGGCTACCCGCGCATCAAGCCGCCCTTTCCGGCCGTGGTCGGCCTCTACGGCTGCCCGACGGTGATCAACAACGTGGAGACCCTCTGCTGCGTGCCGCCCATCGTCGAGCGCGGCGCCGAGTGGTTCGCCGCGATCGGCCGCGAGAAGAACACGGGGCCCAAGCTCTACTGCGTGAGCGGGCACGTGGCGCGGCCGGGGACCTACGAGGCGCCGCTGGGCATCACCTTCCGCGAGTTGTTGGAGGAGCACTGCGGCGGCATGCGGGACGGGCGCCGCCTGAAGGCGGTGATCCCCGGCGGCAGCAGCACGCCGGTGCTCACGGCCGACGAGGTGCTGGACGTCAAGCTGGACTTCGACGGCCTGGCCGCCGCGGGGTCGATGCTGGGCAGCGCCGCCGTCATCGTCATGGACGAGACGACGGACATGGTGCGGGTGGCCTTCAACCTGATCCGCTTCTACCACCACGAGTCCTGCGGCCAGTGCACGCCCTGCCGCGAGGGCTGCGGCTGGCTGGAGAAGATCCTCGCCCGTTTCGACGCCGGGCGGGGGCGCGCGGGCGAGATCGCCCAGATGCTCGACATCTGCGACAACATGGCCTTCAAGACGATTTGCCCGCTCGGCGAGGCCGCGCGCATGCCGACCGAGTCCTACCTGCGCAAGTTCGCCGGCGAGTTCGAGGCCCGCATCGGCGCCGCCGCGGTCAAGGGGAACTGATGGCCGAGCTGCTCATCACCGTGGTGAAGATCCTGGTCATCATCCTCGTCGTGCTGACCGGGGTCGCCTACATGACACTCGCCGAGCGCAAGGTCTCCGCCTTCATCCAGTGGCGGTTGGGGCCGAATCGCGTCGGGCCCTGGGGCCTGCTGCAGCCCATCGCCGACGGCCTCAAGTTCGTCCTCAAGGAGGACTTCACGCCGCCGGGCGCCAACCGCGCCCTGCACGCCCTGGCGCCGATGCTGGCGATGACGCCGGCGCTCCTCACCTACGCCGTGATCCCCTTCGGCGGCACGCTGCCCGTCTTCGGCCACGAGGTGCGCCTGATCGTCGCCGATCTCTCGATCGGCATCCTCTTCATCTTCGCGATCGCCAGCCTGGGCGTCTACGGCATCGCGGTCGGCGGCTGGTCGAGCAACAACAAGTACGCCCTGCTCGGGAGCCTGCGCGCGAGCGCGCAGATGATCAGCTACGAGATCGCGATGGGCCTGGCCGTGATCCCCGTGATCATGTTCGTCGGCTCGCTGAAGCTCACCGACATCGTCGCCCACCAGGGCGCCAACCCCTGGTTCGTGCTCAGCCAGCCGCTGAGCTGCCTGCTCTTCGTCATCGCCGCCTTCGCCGAGACGAACCGGCTGCCCTTCGACCTGCCGGAGGCGGAGCCGGAGCTGGTGGCCGGCTACCACACCGAGTACAGCTCGATGAAGTTCGCGATGTTCATGCTCGGCGAGTACGTCAACATGATGACGGCCAGCGCGCTGATCGTGACGCTCTTCTTCGGCGGCTACCACCTGCCTTGGGTGGAGACCCTGCCCTTCTTCCAGGCCAACGCGGCCTGGCTGGCGCTGCTGCAGGTGGCGACTTTCCTCGCCAAGGTCGCGCTCTGGCTCTTCCTCTTCCTTTGGGTGCGCTGGTCGCTGCCGCGCTTTCGCTACGACCAGCTGATGGGCCTGGGCTGGCGCGTGATGCTGCCGCTCGCCCTGGCGAACCTGGCCTTCTACGGTCTCTGGTCGCTCAAGGACCTGCCCTAGGAGGGCGCGTGAGAGAGGTCTTCTTCTACTTCTTCGCTGCGCTCGCGGTGCTCTCCGGGCTCCTCGTGATCACCCGGCGCAATCCGCTGACCGCCGCGCTCTACCTGGTCCTGGCCTTCTTCGCCCTGGCCGGGGTCTACGTCCTGATGGACGCGTTCTTCCTCGCCGCCGTGCAGGTCGCCGTCTACGCGGGCGCCATCATGGTGCTCTTCCTCTTCGTCATCATGCTGCTCAACCTGGGGCCGGACGACCTGCCGCCGATCATGACGCGCCGGGTGCGCTGGCTCTACGCGGCGGCCAGCGCCGCGCTCGTGCTGCTCTTCCTCGGGCTCGACCTGGGGCGCCGCCTGCCGGCGCCGACGCCCGGCGCGGCCGGCGAGGTGGGGGCCATCGCCGCGCGGCTCTTCGGCGACTACCTGCTGCCCTTCGAGATCACCGCCGTGCTGCTCTTGGTCGCCATCGTCGGGTCGGTCGCGCTGGCCCACCGGGAATAGGAGGGGCGCCGTGATCAACCTCGACCACGCCCTCATCGTCAGCTTCCTGCTCTTCGGCACGGGGATCGCCGGCGTGCTGCTCAGGCGCAACGCGATCGTCGTCTTCATGTCCATCGAGCTGATGCTCAACGCCGTCAACCTCGCCCTGGTCACCTTCTCGCGCCTGCGCGGGGACCTCGACGCCCAGGTGCTCTGCTTCTTCGTGATGGCCGTCGCCGCGGCCGAGGCGGCGATCGGCCTGGGCCTCGTCATCGCGCTGTTCAGGCGCCACGCGAGCATCGACCTCGACCGGGCGACCCTGCTGAGGAGCTAGGCATGGACTTCCAGCCCTTCCCGCTGATCCTGCTCTTCCCGCTGCTGGGCGTGCTGGCGAACGCCCTGCTCGGCAGGCGGCTCTCCCTGCGCGCAAGCGGCGGCCTGGCCTCCCTGATGGTCTTCTTCTCCTTCCTCGCCGCCGGGCACGGCTTCCTGACCCTGCGCGACCTGGAGCCCGCGCCCGGGCAGGCGCCGCGCCTCGTGATCACGCTCTGGGAGTGGATCGCCAGCGGCGACCTGCGCGTCGACTTCAGCCTCCTGCTCGACCCTCTCAGCAGCGCGATGGCGCTCATCGTCACGGGCGTGGGCTTCCTCATCCACGTCTACAGCATCGGCTACATGGCGCACGACCGCGACTACCCGCGTTTCTTCGCCTACCTGAACCTCTTCATGCTGGCGATGCTGCTCCTGGTCCTGGGCGACAACTTCCTCGTCCTCTTCGTGGGTTGGGAGGGCGTGGGCCTGTGCTCCTACCTGCTGATCGGTTTCTGGTACGACCGCATGTTCACGGCGACGATGTCCACCGCCCAGGCCGGCCAGAAGGCCTTCGGGGTGAACCGCATCGGCGACTTCGGCTTCCTGATCGCGCTCTTCCTCATCTTCACGCACTTCCACAGCCTGCGCTTCGACACCGTTTTCGCGGCCGCGCTGCACCACCCGGCGAGCGCCGCGGTGATGACGGCGATCGGCCTGCTGCTCCTCGTCGGCGCCGCGGGCAAGAGCGCCCAAATCCCGCTCTTCGTCTGGCTGCCCGACGCGATGGCCGGCCCGACGCCGGTCAGCGCGCTGATCCACGCGGCGACGATGGTGACGGCCGGCGTCTACATGGTGGCGAGAAGCCACGTCCTCTACGCCCTGGCGCCGGTGGCGCTCGCGGCCGTGGCCTGGATCGGGGCCCTGACGGCGCTGCTCGCGGCGACGATCGCCACCCAGCAGAACGACATCAAGAAGGTGCTCGCCTACTCGACGGTGAGCCAGCTCGGCACCATGTTCCTCGGCCTGGGCAGCGCCGCCTTCGGCGCCGGCATCTTCCACGTGCTGACGCACGCCTTCTTCAAGGCGCTGCTCTTCCTCGGCGCCGGGAGCGTGATCCACGCCCTGCACGAGGAGCAGGACATCCGCAAGATGGGCGGCCTGCGCCGGCAGCTGCCGATCACCTTCGCCACCTTCCTCGTCGCGACGCTCGCCATCGCCGGCTTCCCCGGGCTCTCCGGCTTCTTCAGCAAGGACGAGATCCTCGCCGCCGCCTTCCAGGCGCAGCCGCTGCTCTGGGGCATGGGCGTGCTGACGGCCGGTCTGACCAGCTACTACATGTTCCGCCTGCTCTTCCTGACCTTCTTCGGCGCCTCGCGCCTGGCGCCCGAGAAGGCGGCCCACCTGCACGAGTCGCCGCGCGTGATGACCCTGCCGCTCGTCGCGCTGGCGCTGCTCTCGATCGCCGGCGGCTGGCTCGGCCTGCCGCCCGTGCTCGGGTCGCACTGGCTCGGCGGCTTCCTCGGGCCCGTTTTCGCGGACCTGCATCACTTGGAGGGCGGTGCGCACGGCGGTCATCTCGGCCACGCGACGGAGTGGATGCTGATGGGCGTCTCCACGCTGGTCGCGCTCGGGGGCTTCGCCGTCGCCTGGCTGCGCTTCCTCAAACCGGCCGCGCTGGGCGACCTGTTCGCGACGCCGGCCAGCGCCTGGCAGCGCCTGCTCGCGGACAAGTACCGCATCGACGAGCTCTACGACGCCCTCGTCGTGCGCCCGCTGGGCCGCCTCGCGGGCTTCCTCTGGCGCTGGATCGACGAGCTGCTCATCGACGGCCTCGTCAACTTCTCGGGCCTGGCCGTGCGCGTCGGCGGCGAAGTCCTGCGGCTCCTCCAGACGGGCTACGTCCAGACCTACGCCTTCTTCATGGTGCTGGGCGTGATCGTCCTCCTGCTCCGGCTGCTGGCCTAGGGGGAAAGGGTGCTCGACTCCTGGATCCTGACCTGGCTGGTCTTCCTGCCCGTGCTCGCCGCCCCGGCGCTCTTCCTGCTGCCGGGCGGGCGGCCGCAGCTCGCGCGCACCTGGACCCTGCTCGTCACGACGGCGACCTTCGTCCTCTCGCTGCACCTCTGGTTCCACTTCGACCCCGCGAACACGGCCCCGCAGTTCGCGCGCTCGGCGCCCTGGATTCCAGGCCTGGGCATCGGCTACACGGTGGGGGTGGACGGCATCAGCCTCCTGCTGGTGCTACTGACGACCTTCATCATGCCGCTGGCCGTGCTCGGCGGCTGGCGCGCCGTGGACGACCGCGTGCGCGCCTACCACGCCTGCCTGCTCCTCGTCGAGGCGGGCCTGCTCGGCGTCTTCGTCGCCGGCGACCTCTTCCTCTTCTACGTCTTCTGGGAGGCGATGCTGATCCCGATGTACTTCCTGATCGGGGTCTGGGGCGGCCGCCGCCGCGTCTACGCCGCGCTGAAGTTCTTCCTCTACACGATGGTCGGCAGCCTGCTGATGCTGGCGGCCATCCTCTACCTCGTCGTGCACCACCACCAGGCGACCGGCATCTGGACCTTCGACGTCGGCGCGATGAGCGCGACGCGCCTCGTCGGCCGGCCCGAGCTGCTCGCCTGCCT
This portion of the bacterium genome encodes:
- a CDS encoding NADH-quinone oxidoreductase subunit A, with amino-acid sequence MSVLAAADRLAAGSYVPIAILLLLALLLSGAMVAASRYLGRRLKAPGKFTPYESGMDPRGDARDRFSVKFYLVAILFIIFDIEVVFLYPWAVHFKQLGLFGLVEMLIFLGILGVGYLYILGSGALDWDRGGLYERRAGDGAE
- the nuoE gene encoding NADH-quinone oxidoreductase subunit NuoE; the protein is MVAEAIQREIDAIVARYPDPRSALLPILHRLQREEGWLSPTAQAWAAERLGLSPAMVQGVATFYTMYNTRPVGRHLIQLCRTLSCELRGSLEIRAALKARLGIGPGETTADGRFTLVEVECLGACGTAPAMMVGEDYYENLTPAGLDAILAALP
- the nuoF gene encoding NADH-quinone oxidoreductase subunit NuoF encodes the protein MAAFAPVLTRIVGLADAHTLRVYTREGGYRALPMALRQAPAAIVEAVKASGLRGRGGAGFPCGMKWGFLSDPARNPKPRYLVCNADESEPGTFKDRVLLRDNPHLLIEGCAIASYALGVHDCFIYIRGEYAAEARILEAAIAEAKAAGHLGRDIHGSGFDLEIVVHRGAGAYICGEETALLESLEGKRGYPRIKPPFPAVVGLYGCPTVINNVETLCCVPPIVERGAEWFAAIGREKNTGPKLYCVSGHVARPGTYEAPLGITFRELLEEHCGGMRDGRRLKAVIPGGSSTPVLTADEVLDVKLDFDGLAAAGSMLGSAAVIVMDETTDMVRVAFNLIRFYHHESCGQCTPCREGCGWLEKILARFDAGRGRAGEIAQMLDICDNMAFKTICPLGEAARMPTESYLRKFAGEFEARIGAAAVKGN
- the nuoH gene encoding NADH-quinone oxidoreductase subunit NuoH, which encodes MAELLITVVKILVIILVVLTGVAYMTLAERKVSAFIQWRLGPNRVGPWGLLQPIADGLKFVLKEDFTPPGANRALHALAPMLAMTPALLTYAVIPFGGTLPVFGHEVRLIVADLSIGILFIFAIASLGVYGIAVGGWSSNNKYALLGSLRASAQMISYEIAMGLAVIPVIMFVGSLKLTDIVAHQGANPWFVLSQPLSCLLFVIAAFAETNRLPFDLPEAEPELVAGYHTEYSSMKFAMFMLGEYVNMMTASALIVTLFFGGYHLPWVETLPFFQANAAWLALLQVATFLAKVALWLFLFLWVRWSLPRFRYDQLMGLGWRVMLPLALANLAFYGLWSLKDLP
- a CDS encoding NADH-quinone oxidoreductase subunit J, with product MREVFFYFFAALAVLSGLLVITRRNPLTAALYLVLAFFALAGVYVLMDAFFLAAVQVAVYAGAIMVLFLFVIMLLNLGPDDLPPIMTRRVRWLYAAASAALVLLFLGLDLGRRLPAPTPGAAGEVGAIAARLFGDYLLPFEITAVLLLVAIVGSVALAHRE
- the nuoK gene encoding NADH-quinone oxidoreductase subunit NuoK; the protein is MNLDHALIVSFLLFGTGIAGVLLRRNAIVVFMSIELMLNAVNLALVTFSRLRGDLDAQVLCFFVMAVAAAEAAIGLGLVIALFRRHASIDLDRATLLRS
- the nuoL gene encoding NADH-quinone oxidoreductase subunit L — its product is MDFQPFPLILLFPLLGVLANALLGRRLSLRASGGLASLMVFFSFLAAGHGFLTLRDLEPAPGQAPRLVITLWEWIASGDLRVDFSLLLDPLSSAMALIVTGVGFLIHVYSIGYMAHDRDYPRFFAYLNLFMLAMLLLVLGDNFLVLFVGWEGVGLCSYLLIGFWYDRMFTATMSTAQAGQKAFGVNRIGDFGFLIALFLIFTHFHSLRFDTVFAAALHHPASAAVMTAIGLLLLVGAAGKSAQIPLFVWLPDAMAGPTPVSALIHAATMVTAGVYMVARSHVLYALAPVALAAVAWIGALTALLAATIATQQNDIKKVLAYSTVSQLGTMFLGLGSAAFGAGIFHVLTHAFFKALLFLGAGSVIHALHEEQDIRKMGGLRRQLPITFATFLVATLAIAGFPGLSGFFSKDEILAAAFQAQPLLWGMGVLTAGLTSYYMFRLLFLTFFGASRLAPEKAAHLHESPRVMTLPLVALALLSIAGGWLGLPPVLGSHWLGGFLGPVFADLHHLEGGAHGGHLGHATEWMLMGVSTLVALGGFAVAWLRFLKPAALGDLFATPASAWQRLLADKYRIDELYDALVVRPLGRLAGFLWRWIDELLIDGLVNFSGLAVRVGGEVLRLLQTGYVQTYAFFMVLGVIVLLLRLLA
- a CDS encoding NADH-quinone oxidoreductase subunit M: MLDSWILTWLVFLPVLAAPALFLLPGGRPQLARTWTLLVTTATFVLSLHLWFHFDPANTAPQFARSAPWIPGLGIGYTVGVDGISLLLVLLTTFIMPLAVLGGWRAVDDRVRAYHACLLLVEAGLLGVFVAGDLFLFYVFWEAMLIPMYFLIGVWGGRRRVYAALKFFLYTMVGSLLMLAAILYLVVHHHQATGIWTFDVGAMSATRLVGRPELLACLAFALAFAIKVPVWPLHTWLPDAHVEAPTAGSVILAGVLLKMGTYGFLRFCLPYFPGAVATLTPWFMTLAVIGVLYGALVA